A region of Homo sapiens chromosome 17, GRCh38.p14 Primary Assembly DNA encodes the following proteins:
- the ABCC3 gene encoding ATP-binding cassette sub-family C member 3 isoform 2 (isoform 2 is encoded by transcript variant 2), producing the protein MDALCGSGELGSKFWDSNLSVHTENPDLTPCFQNSLLAWVPCIYLWVALPCYLLYLRHHCRGYIILSHLSKLKMVLGVLLWCVSWADLFYSFHGLVHGRAPAPVFFVTPLVVGVTMLLATLLIQYERLQGVQSSGVLIIFWFLCVVCAIVPFRSKILLAKAEGEISDPFRFTTFYIHFALVLSALILACFREKPPFFSAKNVDPNPYPETSAGFLSRLFFWWFTKMAIYGYRHPLEEKDLWSLKEEDRSQMVVQQLLEAWRKQEKQTARHKASAAPGKNASGEDEVLLGARPRPRKPSFLKALLATFGSSFLISACFKLIQDLLSFINPQLLSILIRFISNPMAPSWWGFLVAGLMFLCSMMQSLILQHYYHYIFVTGVKFRTGIMGVIYRKALVITNSVKRASTVGEIVNLMSVDAQRFMDLAPFLNLLWSAPLQIILAIYFLWQNLGPSVLAGVAFMVLLIPLNGAVAVKMRAFQVKQMKLKDSRIKLMSEILNGIKVLKLYAWEPSFLKQVEGIRQGELQLLRTAAYLHTTTTFTWMCSPFLVRLGTGLGPCLQGSGCPGMARAHWTLP; encoded by the exons GACTCCAACCTGTCTGTGCACACAGAAAACCCGGACCTCACTCCCTGCTTCCAGAACtccctgctggcctgggtgcCCTGCATCTACCTGTGGGTCGCCCTGCCCTGCTACTTGCTCTACCTGCGGCACCATTGTCGTGGCTACATCATCCTCTCCCACCTGTCCAAGCTCAAGATG GTCCTGGGTGTCCTGCTGTGGTGCGTCTCCTGGGCGGACCTTTTTTACTCCTTCCATGGCCTGGTCCATGGCCGGGCCCCTGCCCCTGTTTTCTTTGTCACCCCCTTGGTGGTGGGGGTCACCATG CTGCTGGCCACCCTGCTGATACAGTATGAGCGGCTGCAGGGCGTACAGTCTTCGGGGGTCCTCATTATCTTCTGGTTCCTGTGTGTGGTCTGCGCCATCGTCCCATTCCGCTCCAAGATCCTTTTAGCCAAGGCAGAG GGTGAGATCTCAGACCCCTTCCGCTTCACCACCTTCTACATCCACTTTGCCCTGGTACTCTCTGCCCTCATCTTGGCCTGCTTCAGGGAGAAACCTCCATTTTTCTCCGCAAAGAATGTCGACCCT AACCCCTACCCTGAGACCAGCGCTGGCTTTCTCTCCCGCCTGTTTTTCTGGTGGTTCACAAA GATGGCCATCTATGGCTACCGGCATCCCCTGGAGGAGAAGGACCTCTGGTCCCTAAAGGAAGAGGACAGATCCCAGATGGTGGTGCAGCAGCTGCTGGAGGCATGGAGGAAGCAGGAAAAGCAGACGGCACG ACACAAGGCTTCAGCAGCACCTGGGAAAAATGCCTCCGGCGAGGACGAGGTGCTGCTGGGTGCCCGGCCCAGGCCCCGGAAGCCCTCCTTCCTGAAGGCCCTGCTGGCCACCTTCGGCTCCAGCTTCCTCATCAGTGCCTGCTTCAAGCTTATCCAGGACCTGCTCTCCTTCATCAATCCACAGCTGCTCAG cATCCTGATCAGGTTTATCTCCAACCCCATGGCCCCCTCCTGGTGGGGCTTCCTGGTGGCTGGGCTGATGTTCCTGTGCTCCATGATGCAGTCGCTGATCTTACAACACTATTACCACTACATCTTTGTGACTGGGGTGAAGTTTCGTACTGGGATCATGGGTGTCATCTACAGGAAG GCTCTGGTTATCACCAACTCAGTCAAACGTGCGTCCACTGTGGGGGAAATTGTCAACCTCATGTCAGTGGATGCCCAGCGCTTCATGGACCTTGCCCCCTTCCTCAATCTGCTGTGGTCAGCACCCCTGCAGATCATCCTGGCGATCTACTTCCTCTGGCAG AACCTAGGTCCCTCTGTCCTGGCTGGAGTCGCTTTCATGGTCTTGCTGATTCCACTCAACGGAGCTGTGGCCGTGAAGATGCGCGCCTTCCAG GTAAAGCAAATGAAATTGAAGGACTCGCGCATCAAGCTGATGAGTGAGATCCTGAACGGCATCAAGGTGCTGAAGCTGTACGCCTGGGAGCCCAGCTTCCTGAAGCAGGTGGAGGGCATCAGGCAGGGTGAGCTCCAGCTGCTGCGCACGGCGGCCTACCTCCACACCACAACCACCTTCACCTGGATGTGCAGCCCCTTCCTGGTGAGGCTTGGCACAGGGCTGGGTCCCTGCCTCCAGGGCTCTGGGTGCCCAGGCATGGCCAGGGCTCATTGGACTCTACCCTGA